A genomic window from Agrobacterium tumefaciens includes:
- the bigR gene encoding sulfite-sensing transcriptional repressor BigR, producing the protein MVKDNNLQQARRITEIPLPAMEERAVEVALLLKTLAHPARLMLACTLAQAEFSVGELETKLDIHQPTLSQQLGVLREAGVVETRREAKQIFYRMSETKAAQLIEALYAIFCAPEATP; encoded by the coding sequence ATGGTGAAGGACAATAACTTGCAACAGGCTCGGCGCATCACCGAAATCCCCCTGCCCGCCATGGAGGAACGCGCCGTCGAAGTTGCGCTGCTTTTAAAAACACTCGCCCATCCCGCCCGGCTGATGCTCGCCTGTACGCTGGCCCAGGCCGAATTTTCAGTCGGCGAACTGGAGACGAAGCTTGATATTCACCAACCCACACTTTCCCAGCAGCTCGGCGTGCTGCGGGAAGCAGGTGTCGTCGAAACCCGGCGCGAAGCCAAGCAGATTTTCTACCGGATGAGCGAGACGAAAGCGGCCCAGCTTATCGAAGCTCTCTACGCCATATTCTGTGCACCGGAGGCGACCCCGTGA